One window from the genome of Nicotiana sylvestris chromosome 9, ASM39365v2, whole genome shotgun sequence encodes:
- the LOC138878178 gene encoding uncharacterized protein → MENVFKGVGIGAVLISESGQHYPALAKIIFHFTNNMGEYEACILEISMEVDMNIIEVLVIGDFDLLIHQVQGERTTKNIKILLYLHCVKELCKKFTNIELKYIHRIQNKFADALANLSSMI, encoded by the coding sequence ATGGAGAATGTTTTTAAAGGAGTGGGGATTGGGGCAGTCCTAATCTCTGAGTCAGGACAACATTACCCAGCTTTAGCTAAGATAATATTCCATTTCACCAATAATATGGGTGAATATGAAGCATGCATCCTCGAGATTAGCATGGAAGTTGACATGAACATCATAGAGGTTCTAGTCATAGGAGACTTTGATCTACTGATACATCAAGTCCAAGGTGAACGGACTACCAAGAACATCAAGATCCTTCTGTACCTGCATTGCGTGAAAGAGTTGTGCAAGAAATTCACCAACATTGAGTTGAAATATATACACAGAATTCAGAACAAGTTTGCCGATGCTCTTGCAAACTTGTCATCCATGATCtag